The Deltaproteobacteria bacterium genome contains a region encoding:
- a CDS encoding 2-hydroxyacyl-CoA dehydratase — MVVWDDLCIDARYSVTQVNEKGDPMNAPADRYLIKPACPCMHQGNKLDERYGFITRRIEQNRGQGVVFGLQRFCDTHLGATENQARDFFEIVEGA, encoded by the coding sequence ATGGTGGTTTGGGATGATCTCTGCATCGACGCTCGCTATTCTGTCACTCAGGTAAACGAAAAGGGCGATCCCATGAACGCTCCGGCCGACCGGTACCTGATCAAGCCTGCCTGTCCGTGTATGCATCAGGGAAACAAATTGGACGAACGATACGGTTTCATTACTAGACGGATAGAGCAAAACAGGGGGCAGGGAGTGGTGTTCGGCCTCCAACGCTTTTGCGACACTCATTTGGGCGCAACTGAGAACCAAGCTCGAGACTTTTTTGAGATCGTCGAGGGAGCTTAA